A single Anopheles maculipalpis chromosome 3RL, idAnoMacuDA_375_x, whole genome shotgun sequence DNA region contains:
- the LOC126564763 gene encoding phosphoglycerate kinase has protein sequence MALNKLSIENVDLKGKRVFMRVDFNVPIKEGKITSNQRIVAALDSIKFALEKGAKSVVLASHLGRPDGNKNAKYTLAPVADELKKLLGRDVTFLSDCVGAEVEAACKDPAAGSVILLENVRFYVEEEGKGVDASGNKVKADKDKVKTFRESLAKLGDVYVNDAFGTAHRAHSSMMGEGYSQRAAGLLLNKELRYFSQALDNPPRPFLAILGGAKVADKIQLIENLLDKVNEMIIGGGMAFTFLKVLNNMEIGASLFDAEGAKIVQNLVDKAKKNNVQLHLPVDFVTGDKFAEDAATGTATVEGGIPAGHLGLDIGPKTREAFAAPIARSKIIVWNGPPGVFEFPNFANGTKSLMDGVVAATKAGTVSIIGGGDTASCCAKWGTESEVSHVSTGGGASLELLEGKVLPGVDALSSA, from the exons ATGGCTCTCAATAAACTCAGCATTGAAAACGTCGATCTGAAGGGCAAACGTGTGTTTATGCG TGTTGATTTTAACGTTCCAATCAAGGAAGGTAAAATTACCAGCAATCAGCGTATTGTGGCCGCCCTCGATAGCATCAAGTTTGCGCTCGAGAAGGGAGCCAAATCGGTGGTACTGGCGTCTCATCTCGGACGTCCGGATGGTAACAAAAACGCCAAGTACACGCTCGCTCCGGTTGCGGACGAGCTGAAGAAGCTGCTCGGGCGTGATGTAACGTTCCTGAGCGATTGTGTCGGCGCTGAGGTGGAAGCGGCCTGCAAGGATCCGGCGGCCGGTTCGGTTATTCTGCTGGAAAATGTTCGCTTTTACGTTGAGGAGGAGGGCAAGGGTGTAGATGCTAGTGGCAATAAG GTCAAAGCCGACAAAGATAAGGTGAAAACATTCCGTGAAAGTTTGGCCAAGCTGGGCGATGTGTACGTGAACGATGCGTTCGGTACGGCTCACCGTGCGCACAGCTCGATGATGGGCGAAGGTTACAGTCAGCGGGCGGCCGGTCTGTTGCTAAACAAGGAGCTGCGCTACTTCTCGCAAGCCCTCGACAACCCACCGCGTCCATTCCTGGCCATTCTGGGCGGTGCGAAGGTAGCCGACAAGATACAGCTGATCGAGAACCTGCTGGACAAGGTGAACGAGATGATCATCGGTGGTGGTATGGCGTTCACCTTCCTGAAGGTGTTGAACAACATGGAAATTGGCGCTTCCCTGTTCGATGCCGAAGGTGCCAAGATCGTACAGAACCTTGTCGACAAGGCAAAGAAGAACAATGTGCAGCTGCATCTACCGGTCGACTTTGTGACGGGCGATAAGTTTGCGGAGGATGCGGCCACCGGTACGGCCACGGTGGAGGGTGGCATCCCTGCCGGCCATCTGGGGTTGGACATTGGACCGAAAACGCGCGAAGCATTCGCGGCCCCGATCGCACGATCCAAGATTATCGTCTGGAACGGTCCGCCCGGTGTGTTCGAATTTCCGAACTTTGCCAACGGTACGAAGTCGCTGATGGATGGCGTTGTTGCTGCTACGAAGGCGGGCACGGTATCGATTATTGGTGGCGGTGATACGGCTTCGTGCTGTGCCAAGTGGGGCACCGAATCGGAGGTTTCGCACGTATCGACCGGTGGCGGTGCGTCGCTCGAGCTGCTCGAGGGCAAGGTGCTGCCGGGTGTGGACGCACTCAGCAGTGCGTAA
- the LOC126563957 gene encoding protein transport protein Sec24D: MNPQLAYGQYPPQSWPQQQVAAPQAGGPPPMPMPGMNGTQPNNQLTNQMQNMSIAGPPLGQPQQGPPKMGVPNVNGPTVGVPPPSAFPSNQQPPMVRPPSTGGQVPGGYAPPPPTQQQPLQPQGPPMMSNGPAGPPSVGAVRPPAPTPGTYDQTNGHQLAPPGQQFGGSVPPMAAGPPRPGQPFPPQSAGFQQQQPGGVPPPQTQPGGPYGAPPGGVSQGQPQQQYPAAPMPGQPMAPQQQQQGYPPQPGQMPPMGGQMPPRGYNQMPPAPGYNQMAPMVGQPQPQQHQQQQQQHPLHQHQQPQYHQGGPGMMGGHYPAPPPVPQQKRLDPESMPNPIQVMAENQENCGGIFATSQPGQLPPLVTTQFVTQDQGNANPRFVRSTMYNIPQTADMMKQSAVPFALILSPFARQAEGELPIPIVDFGEMGPIRCIRCKAYICSTMQFLDGGRRFQCQFCKATTEVPPGYFQHLDHTGQRMDKYERPELMLGTYEFVATKEYCRNNKPPKPPAMVFLIDVSYNNVKSGLVQLLCTEMKHIIRNLPVDVNAQRTSMKVGFITYNSSVHFYNLKSSLAQPQMMVVGDLQEMFMPLLDGFLVDPEESATVIDALMDQIPKMFGDTRETETILLPALQAGLEALKASECVGKLYVFHSSLPNAEAPGKLKIRDDRKLLGTDKEKTVLTPQSTVYNMLAQDCVGAGVSVDLFAFNNAYIDLATIGQVARLTGGEVYKYTYFQADIDGRRMVNDLLKNISRPIAFDAVMRVRTSTGVRATDFYGHFFMTNTKDIEIASIDCDKSVSVEIKHDDKLTDEFVFIQVALLYTSCSGVRRLRVHNLTLKMCTSLLDLFRCCDLDTTMLYFAKQGLTKLMDNNPKAVKDAIVHRAVQLLACYRKHCASPTSSGQLILPESMKLLPLYVNCLLKNDAFSGGSDISIDDRSYVIYYVMTMDLPTSVHYFYPRLIPLHDVNVESDNVPAAIRCTGDKMHEDGAYILENGVHMFLWLGLSLSPEFTQSVFGAQCTQQIDTDRTGLPVFDNPLSKRVRGIVEKLQDQKRRCMRLTLVKQRDKLESVLRHFLVEDRGTSDGSVSYVDFLCHVHKEIRQMLS, translated from the exons ATGAATCCGCAACTGGCGTATGGGCAGTATCCGCCACAAAGCTGGCCACAACAGCAAGTTGCGGCACCGCAGGCGGGAGGACCCCCACCAATGCCTATGCCAGGCATGAATGGAACACAACCCAAT aatcAATTGACCAATCAGATGCAGAACATGTCTATAGCGGGTCCTCCGTTAGGCCAACCACAACAGGGACCACCCAAAATGGGAGTGCCGAATGTGAATGGTCCAACTGTAGGAGTACCACCACCGTCAGCATTTCCTTCAAACCAGCAGCCTCCAATGGTACGGCCACCATCGACCGGCGGTCAAGTACCGGGTGGATatgcgccaccaccaccaactcaACAGCAGCCGCTACAACCGCAAGGACCGCCTATGATGAGTAATGGACCGGCAGGGCCTCCTTCGGTCGGTGCTGTTAGACCTCCGGCACCAACTCCCGGAACATATGATCAAACAAATGGCCATCAATTGGCTCCTCCAGGTCAGCAGTTTGGAGGATCTGTGCCACCAATGGCAGCGGGGCCCCCACGTCCTGGGCAACCATTTCCACCTCAGTCAGCCGGatttcagcaacagcagcccgGCGGGGTACCGCCACCCCAAACACAACCCGGCGGTCCGTATGGTGCACCCCCCGGAGGAGTTTCGCAGGGCCAGCCACAGCAACAATACCCTGCAGCGCCAATGCCGGGACAACCGATGGctccacagcaacagcaacaagggTATCCACCACAGCCGGGCCAGATGCCTCCAATGGGTGGTCAAATGCCTCCAAGAGGTTATAAt CAAATGCCGCCTGCACCGGGATATAATCAAATGGCTCCAATGGTCGGTCAGCCTCAGccgcaacagcaccagcagcaacaacagcaacatccgCTTcatcaacaccaacaaccacagTACCATCAAGGAGGGCCAGGCATGATGGGCGGTCACTATCCAGCACCCCCACCGGTACCACAGCAGAAGCGTCTCGACCCAGAATCTATGCCCAATCCCATCCAGGTGATGGCCGAAAATCAGGAGAACTGTGGCGGTATCTTCGCCACCAGCCAGCCCGGTCAGCTGCCACCGCTCGTGACGACCCAGTTCGTTACCCAAGACCAGGGCAACGCAAACCCGCGCTTTGTCCGTTCGACGATGTACAACATTCCGCAGACGGCTGACATGATGAAGCAGAGCGCGGTTCCGTTTGCGCTCATTCTCTCGCCCTTCGCACGCCAGGCCGAGGGTGAGCTACCGATACCGATCGTGGACTTTGGCGAGATGGGTCCGATCCGGTGCATCCGCTGCAAAGCGTACATCTGCTCCACGATGCAATTCCTGGATGGCGGTCGCCGATTCCAGTGTCAATTCTGTAAGGCAACGACCGAGGTGCCACCGGGCTACTTCCAGCATCTCGATCATACGGGCCAGCGGATGGATAAGTACGAGCGGCCAGAGCTGATGCTCGGCACGTACGAATTTGTCGCGACGAAGGAATACTGTCGCAACAATAAACCCCCGAAACCACCGGCCATGGTGTTTCTGATCGACGTGTCGTACAACAACGTCAAGTCCGGTCTGGTACAGCTGCTGTGCACGGAGATGAAGCACATCATCCGCAACCTGCCCGTTGATGTGAACGCACAGCGCACATCGATGAAGGTTGGCTTCATCACGTACAACAGCTCGGTGCATTTTTACAATTTGAAAAGTTCGCTCGCCCAACCacagatgatggtggtgggtgATTTGCAGGAAATGTTTATGCCACTGCTCGACGGTTTTCTGGTCGATCCGGAAGAATCGGCCACCGTCATCGATGCACTGATGGATCAGATCCCGAAGATGTTTGGCGATACGCGCGAAACGGAAACAATTCTGCTGCCAGCGCTGCAAGCCGGGCTCGAGGCACTGAAAGCGTCCGAATGCGTCGGCAAGTTGTACGTGTTCCATTCGTCGTTGCCAAACGCGGAAGCTCCCGGCAAGCTGAAGATACGCGACGATCGTAAACTGCTCGGTAcggataaagaaaaaacggtACTCACACCACAATCGACCGTGTACAATATGCTGGCACAGGATTGCGTTGGTGCCGGCGTTTCGGTGGATTTGTTTGCGTTCAACAATGCTTACATCGATTTGGCTACAATCGGGCAGGTGGCGCGGTTGACCGGTGGCGAAGTTTACAAGTACACCTATTTCCAG gcgGACATCGATGGTAGACGGATGGTGAACGATCTGTTGAAAAACATTTCTCGCCCGATCGCATTCGATGCGGTGATGCGTGTACGTACCTCGACCGGGGTGCGTGCAACCGACTTTTACGGTCACTTCTTCATGACTAACACGAAGGACATTGAGATTGCCAGCATTG ATTGCGACAAATCCGTGTCGGTGGAAATTAAGCACGACGATAAACTGACGGACGAGTTTGTATTCATCCAGGTGGCCCTACTGTACACCTCGTGTTCGGGCGTTCGTCGGCTGCGCGTACACAACCTGACGCTCAAGATGTGCACCTCACTGTTGGATTTGTTCCGCTGCTGTGACCTCGACACAACGATGCTGTACTTTGCCAAGCAGGGACTAACCAAGCTGATGGACAACAATCCGAAAGCGGTGAAGGATGCGATCGTACATCGGGCGGTACAGCTGCTCGCCTGCTACCGGAAGCATTGCGCTTCACCGACCTCATCGGGGCAATTAATTTTGCCAGAGAGTATGAAGCTGTTGCCACTGTATGTGAACTGTCTGCTGAAGAATGACGCATTCTCGGGTGGGTCGGACATTTCGATCGATGATCGTTCGTACGTGATCTACTACGTGATGACGATGGATTTGCCCACCTCGGTGCATTATTTCTATCCGCGTTTGATACCGCTCCACGACGTGAATGTCGAGTCGGATAACGTCCCAGCGGCCATTCGTTGTACGGGGGATAAGATGCATGAGGACGGTGCATACATTTTAG AAAACGGTGTTCATATGTTCTTGTGGCTAGGGTTGTCCCTGTCGCCCGAGTTCACCCAGTCGGTGTTCGGTGCGCAGTGCACCCAGCAGATTGATACGGATCGTACGGGTTTGCCAGTATTTGATAATCCTCTTTCGAAGCGTGTACGAGGTATTGTAGAGAAGTTACAAGACCAAAAGCGCCGTTGCATGCGA CTAACGCTTGTAAAGCAACGTGACAAACTGGAAAGTGTACTGCGACACTTTTTGGTCGAGGATCGTGGCACCAGCGATGGGTCGGTCAGTTACGTCGACTTCCTCTGTCACGTGCACAAAGAGATTCGGCAAATGTTGAGCTAG
- the LOC126565129 gene encoding peroxisomal biogenesis factor 19, with translation MAESKKTAEDSSRDKELDDLLDSALEDFNKHEPKKQATDGASSTGEPSTQQHEDPPTEQLWNEEFVDEQAKRFEQHMAALFGGGAKVDSDQVMLGFQRIAEAAGMAINDRAAAAAEEENAPPTSTLDPSINQSICDALKAMSEGRDTLQTPFSPEDVANMFGNIDLNATGENNAFLPFMQTMMQSLLSADVLLPSMQDLVAKYPAWLAEHGAGLPKEEKERYEKQLALMKEVCAELEKEKPDDSAEVKRDRFQIVLEKMQSMQDLGQPPTDLVGDLGPGNLNLPTLDPSSFGDQNPCPIS, from the exons ATGGCCGAATCAAAGAAAACAGCCGAAGATTCCTCGCGGGACAAAGAGTTGGACGATCTGCTCGACA GTGCGCTGGAAGATTTCAACAAACACGAGCCGAAAAAGCAGGCGACGGATGGTGCTAGTTCTACCGGGGAACCGAGCACACAGCAGCACGAAGATCCGCCAACCGAGCAACTTTGGAACGAGGAGTTTGTTGA TGAGCAGGCAAAAAGGTTCGAACAGCACATGGCCGCACTgttcggtggtggtgcaaAGGTTGATAGCGATCAGGTTATGCTAGGCTTTCAACGAATTGCAGAAGCGGCCGGTATGGCTATCAACGATCGGGCGGCGGCAGCTGCAGAGGAGGAAAATGCTCCGCCCACCAGTACACTCGATCCATCGATTAACCAAAGTATATGCGACGCGCTGAAAGCGATGAGCGAAGGACGCGACACCCTACAGACACCGTTCAGCCCGGAAGACGTGGCCAACATGTTCGGCAACATCGATCTGAACGCGACCGGCGAAAACAATGCCTTTCTACCGTTCATGCAAACCATGATGCAGAGTCTGCTGTCGGCCGATGTGTTGTTGCCGAGCATGCAGGATTTGGTCGCGAAATATCCGGCATGGTTAGCAGAACATGGCGCCGGGCTGCCCAAGGAGGAGAAAGAGCGGTACGAAAAGCAGCTGGCACTGATGAAGGAAGTTTGCGCGGAGCTGGAGAAGGAAAAGCCGGACGATAGTGCCGAGGTGAAGCGGGATCGGTTTCAGATCGTGCTGGAAAAGATGCAATCAATGCAGGACCTGGGCCAACCGCCAACCGATCTGGTGGGTGATCTCGGTCCGGGAAACCTCAATCTGCCAACACTCGATCCATCCTCGTTTGGTGATCAGAATCCCTGTCCGATCAGTTAA